GTCTCTAgttaatgcagcccaatgcattaaagtagtattaataccccaataatggggagaatgtgtattaattagcTCAATGTGTATTAATTGTAGATGATTAGCAATTAATGACTCCAACCTCTATAAATGGGGATGATGTTCTCATTGTAAAGGGTGGGGAATTTTTGGAGAAAGATAacattgtactcagagcaatataaacgctgcctgagaaaacCCCATCGGAGATTGCCTTAGCAAGCTTCCAATCTCCTTAATACCATAGACTCGTgaactagggctcttttatagccagAACCACGTAAAAACGTTTGTGTTCTTGTTGGGGAATTTTTGGAGAAAGATAacattgtactcagagcaatataaacgctgcctgagaaaacTCCATCGGAGATTGCCTTAGCAAGCTTCCAATCTCCTTAATACCATAGACTTGTGAACTATGGCTCTATTATAGCCAGAACCACGTAAAAACGTTTGTGTTcttgttgtttatttatttaatctctcaattttaggttgatagcgaaaaaggtagTTAGaaccaattaattcaaaatttagaTTTCTAATTCGTTTATGAATCTAAAGCACAAATACATATCATCACAGGAACATATTCAAACGAAATTTCTTCCAAAACTATACGAACCCAAATTTTTCATTCAAAATTACATCTCACCAATCAAAAATCATACAAACTCATACTACAAAAAAAATCATCTCAGATTGAatatcaattttttgttcatcaaagtATATCTTAGTTTGTTTTCTTCCAACAAAAATTCACATCTCCATCGACATCACTCGATATCTTGAGGATCTCCACCTTAGCGCATCCCCTTTGAAGCACCCAACGACCATGTCGAATGCTAAGATTCGTTCATCTCCCAGCCTCGTCATGCCTCTGCAAGTTCGGTTGTCTCCTGTCGCTACCATTGCAAGTTCATCGCCCAACCTCGTCGTGCCTCTACAAGTCTGTTCGTCTCTGTCACCGCCTCTGCAAGGTCATCGCTTAGATCCGTTCTTTGCTCAACTTCATTACCATCCCAGATTTCTGTCGAAGGGCTGCCTCATGTCGATCCTCCATATGTTGTTGAAGCTCGTTGCTGTCTTGCCCCAACCTCCTTCCGATCTCTCTCGTCCCAAAAGTAACCAGACCAATCCTCCAAACCCAAACAAACCAATCCCACGAACCTAGAATGCAAGAAGAAGATGAGCCCATTTGGAATAAGATGGAGAAAGAAAACGAaactaaaagaaaatatattaaaaatataaaatatattttagccaatttttttttagatatttaagtGCTACAATGCAATAAACTTAAGTATTTTTCTGCTTATAAGTacatttatattatttataattctaTTACATACAATCTACTAGTAAattgttcaattttttttttcttttctttatttgcttttatataaaatttagaatttttttataaatatggtTTTCTTGAACAAAATTTTGCATATACATGGGaatttgaaaaattaaacaaaatatgaGAATAAGTAAATAATTTAACCATTTTAATGGGATTTTGATTGCCACATCCTCGTACTCAAGACCCAAGTAAtaaaaagggaagaaaaaaagacattgtggtgatAATCATTACAATTCTGGTCTTGATTCGAATCATAGTTGAGATGGCCATGGTGTAGTGCTCTCGAATTGTCACAGTGACAGAAGTGTTGGGGTTACATGGAACTTATGCAAGATACAAATATAGCTTCGACTTCATTTCAACACCTGGACTTGTTGCAATTGAACCCTTTCGAGACTCAGACCCTGAACTGAGTCAAGAGTTCTGGGACGAATCATTCATTACAAAGATAGGCTAATGACACCAAGGGGAAGAAACCAAGTGCCTATTAGACCTCAGAAGAATGGTTGTTGAGGAGTAAAATGGTAGATACTTAAATTTTACAAAAAGTCGAAATCTAAAAGAAAAGCTAAAAGGCCCGTTTAAGGAGTAAAATGGTATTGGCTTTGAGACCGGAAGGGTGGACAAGTAAACTTCTCCTGGTGGAAGGGTTACTTTAATTCGCTTGGTGCTTCAAAGCATCCCCATGTATCAGACGTCAACCTTTTTACTTCCTCAAACCTGAGTGCAGGGTACATAGTACTCGGgttttgagcctaaatgacaaaCCTATTCATAATAACAAGCTTATCCTTGCAAAAACCAAGGTCTTCGCAAGTATTGTTCAACTTCAATTTCACCGTCAGCTGAAAACTTTTGACTCCTCTAAACTCAAGGCTCCAAACACCTATTTGCAACTCGGATCTCGAGTGTAGGCATTGAGAATTTTGAAAGGAGTGTAATAACGTGTTTGATCCAACAAGGTAAAAAAAAACAAGACAGTATGATCTGAATCACGAAAAGGAAGAGACTCCAACTATATGATATGTTATCAACCAAAAGGGGTTGCAAACCGCTCCTTAATCAGATTGCATATACCTCCACCATTTGACCACGTGAAATACACACCAACACTACCAAGATCAACCCCTTTTGTAGCACTCACCCTTAGCAGAACACACCACTCTCCCACAAAATTTCTCATATTGGCtgacaaattttcaaatttctcaAAACAAATCTCCAAAGACAAATTTTCCTACAACATTGTAGGATCACCTCTAGTACGTCCTTGATTCCAAATTCCTAGTTTACAATTCCACAAACATGAATTCAAGTGGAACCAAAGATAATCTTCAAGCCAAACTTCTCTTGGTTCTTATCATGGCCTGATTCAGTGATTCTATAAAGCCTAGATAGCTCAAACATGAAGCCAAGTTTTGAATCATATGAAATGGTAGAATATTAAATCGAATTGAAGCATATCATAACAGCATTTTGCACATTAGAGTGGACAATGCTTTAATGATAAATGTAGGTATCAAAAAGTTGTGCTCGCAAGTGGCATGAAGTTGTTGCTCCAATCAGGAGACATTTGCATTCTTTAAAGATCTGCACAGTACAGCACCAGCAGATGTTTGCATAACATGGTCCCCGAGCATAACAATACAACAATCATTCGTCTTAAGATGAGGTTGAACAAGTTCCCAGATCTTTTTCTTTTGAATCTGCAATTGTCATGAGAGCATAAAATAAGAACTGATAATAAACGATAAGAAATACAAGCTATAGATATTCGGTGTAAACAAGAAGCAAATTCCTGCAAGAAAAAGGGATACTAAATCAAAGCATAACCTCCAGTCCACTGGTCTTTCAAGTTGCTATTCTCTCCAAGAAGACAGTCTCGCCATTTTATTTTAAGACAGTCTCAATCCAAGGCTTAACTTTAGACAACCACAACTCCTAAGCTCCTCATTGAATGTGTGGCCATCTTACCCACCTACCCGTATTTTGCAGAAGTAAAGCTCTAGCATATTATTCTCAAACTTAGTATAAAGTGGGTGAACACAAGGTGCTTATCAATATACATGTGCTCTCTCAAAGTTGGCGTCCCACAGAAATGCTCGAGGATCTAAATTCTCATGGTGTAAATAAAACAGTGCTTGAGAAATTAAATGTCAAAACTAGAAGCTAATGGAGAAGTTTGTTAGAGTCTACTCCACCCAACTCTAACAAACAAGAGTTATTACACCCAAATgataatacaaaaataaataaaggggAATTGAATACCCAATCTCTCACCTGAAACATGATTATTCTATATTACTTCCCCATCTTGTTAGTACTGGTTGTCTTAATGATGAAGTTCACCCGGTACATCAGTAGCATATTTAGTTAGGGAATTAAAGCAAAAGTGTTTTAATGTTTCTACACTACACCCTCATTCTAATATCAAATGTTCAAATTCTTAAACTGCATCTCCACCTCCAGAGACGTGAATTTACTTTACTACTATAGTATAGTACTTCTACTCTTTCTTACAATATAGCAATGAGGGCACCTAATTAGACATTAGTATACCATACCATAGTAATGATCATGTTTCACGAtggaatagagagagagagacagggGTAAGTACTAAGGTAGTACCTGGTTAGGAGTGGCAGGAGCAGGAGGAGTCCGATTTTCTCGATCGATTTGAGAGCCAAACCAAATTCTTTCACCGGGGATTGAATCTTGGGGAGGCAGAAGAAGCTCGACGTTGTCATGGGAAGCATCAGAAGCAGCCATGAGCATCCCGAACGATTTGACACCGCGCATATTTCTAGGCTTGAGATTAGCGAGAACAATTACTTTTATATCCTGCCAAGGACACAACCGCCATTGAATTTAACACTTAATTATCATAAAACCCTAACCTTAGCCCTAGCTATACGAAAGGTACAATATAATACCTGAAGGTCCTGAAGCGGAATGTAATTGACGAGGCCGCTGCAGATGATTCTGGGCTCAGCCTCGCCAACATCAACCTCTTCGACGTAGAGAGAATCGGCCTCCTCGTGCCTCCAAGCCTTGAGGATGCGGCCAACCCTAATGTCCAGCATATCGGCCGCATCTctgattgaagaagaagaagacgaagaagaagaagcctCAGCGGATTCGGTGGCAACCTCAGCGGCAGTGGTGCCGGTGCAAAACGCGCGTCCTCTAGTTATGGAGGTGGAGGATGAGAAGAATGGTCGAAGCATGCGAGGACGAGGGGGTGTGTGAGTGGTACTGGTAACGGTCTTAATATCATCATGATTACGATGTTGAAATACAAGAGGACGAGGCACCCAAGGGAAATGAGGTGAGGAGGATAGAAATTGGAGATGGACACCACCACCGGAGCCGGTGCCGGCTTTCAAGAGGAGGTTAGCCGCTGCAAATCTTGGGCTGATGGCAGTCGACATTATCTTTTCGGTTtactttattttgtttctttcgTCGTGGTTGGTTTTGGTAGGGATGAGATTTTGAGGTAAATGAACTAAACGGGCCACGTGGACGGGACCCTCACTccgtatttttatattattattattattatatatacagAATATAAAACAAAGTATTCAAAACTGACAATTTATTCATGTAGAAAATACTCAAGTAAAAGGTCATAAACaataacttgaaaaataaggCTTGTTTGTTTCaaacaaacataaacaataaaaaaGCCATTCTTTTTTTCGTCAGCAGATGGAAATTTCATCATATTATCATTCCAAATTGgaatgtattgagttatgagtaTACGACATGACCAAAGGAAAGACCATGGAATACAAACAAGTTGCCACAAATACATAGCCAAATTTTGTCTGAAATCTACATGACCTGACATAaccattttaaatttttataacaTAATAATAAAACACAGAAAAAAAATTAATCCAGTTCCACTCCTGTTGCGAAAGCATGCataataattttgaattttgatgCAAGGAAAGGCCCCCCCAATCCCACCAAAAGGAGAGGAGAGGGGTGTGGGTGTGTGTGTTTCTCATTCTTCCGCAGCACTAGCAGCACTCAAGTCCACGCTGAGGTCAAGAACCTTCCCAGTAATCAGGGTGTACATGTTGAGTACATCCAACACAGTCGACTCGAAGTGTGTTGTAGCATCATAACTCTGGGGAGTAAATATATACAAAGCAAAGCTGGTAAGTCTCAATCCATAACAATACAAGCACATCtgtagccaaaaaaaaaaagtcattcaGTATGTATAACTCACTGTTGATATAAAGCAATTGTCCAGTGTGGGTTCATTGACTGGTTCATATCTGTCATAAATATCAAAAAATATCTCGTCGACAGGCCCAAGAAGATCAATTCCAGGTTTCAGCTCAGACTCTGGATTGTCTGTCTCTGCGTCAGTCGATACAAATGCAATAAATTTTCCTTTTGGAGCAACATTGTGAGAGTAAGAACAACAGAAAAGATACCTGCCCAAACACAAAAACTCACAAACATTAGCCTCCTAAAACAAACTCATCATTAAACAAAGTCTTTTTCAAAAACTATTAAAAGGATATGCCCGTGTCAGCTTTTCCCAatttttaatgaattaaataagaAAGGTATCTAAAAACAGATGGGGAGCCAGCATAAAATCAAAATagattacaaaaaataaataagtaaatgtggCTTGCATGTGTGATGGTGGCATGGTGCAGGGGATATTACTCAAGACTGTCTTTAAATTGACGAGTAGAATATCCCTTTAATTTGAGAGAGGTCAAATTA
This genomic interval from Humulus lupulus chromosome 8, drHumLupu1.1, whole genome shotgun sequence contains the following:
- the LOC133796595 gene encoding uncharacterized protein LOC133796595 is translated as MSTAISPRFAAANLLLKAGTGSGGGVHLQFLSSSPHFPWVPRPLVFQHRNHDDIKTVTSTTHTPPRPRMLRPFFSSSTSITRGRAFCTGTTAAEVATESAEASSSSSSSSSIRDAADMLDIRVGRILKAWRHEEADSLYVEEVDVGEAEPRIICSGLVNYIPLQDLQDIKVIVLANLKPRNMRGVKSFGMLMAASDASHDNVELLLPPQDSIPGERIWFGSQIDRENRTPPAPATPNQIQKKKIWELVQPHLKTNDCCIVMLGDHVMQTSAGAVLCRSLKNANVS